In the Danio rerio strain Tuebingen ecotype United States chromosome 8, GRCz12tu, whole genome shotgun sequence genome, one interval contains:
- the slc44a5b gene encoding choline transporter-like protein 5 isoform X11: protein MARKSAIPPSYYGEPHKFDPTFRGPVHKRGCTDVLCCVIFVIVILGYIVLGTVAWMHGDPRKVVYPTDSYGQFCGQQETPNANKAILFYFNILQCANPSVLINLQCPTTQLCVSKCPDRFATYIDMQYSYRRNKGSWEYYKQFCKPGFNNPDKPISQVLRDEDCPSMIVPSRPFLQRCFPDFITRNGTLTVANQTSFKDGHGKIRSVVDLRDAANGITSLLDAKEVGTKIFEDYASSWFWILIGLVISMLVSLVFILLLRFTAGVLFWLVIFGVIAAVGYGIWHCYWEYSSLKGKPDSDVTISDIGFQTDFRVYLQLSQTWLIFMTSLAVIEAIIILVLIFLRNRVRIAIALLKEGSKAIGCIMSTLFYPIITFLLLALCIAYWAVTAVFLASSGEAVYKVMSTLPDCKYTNLTCDPETFSQSNVTKLCPGSQCTFAFYGGESLYHRYIFVLQLCNLLVFLWLVNFTIALGQCTLAGAFAAYYWALRKPADIPPCPLASSFGRALRYHTGSLAFGALILSIVQFIRIILEYLDHKLKGAHNAFTRFLLCCLKCCFWCLEHFIKFMNRNAYIMISIYGKNFCTSARDAFFLLMRNVMRVAVLDKVTDFLLFLGKLLISGSVGVLAFFFFTRQIPVIQEEVPSLNYYWVPLLTVIFGSYMIAHGFFNVYAMCVDTLFLCFCEDLERNDGSPSKPYYMPPGLHRILNKSEQAGKKYAVS, encoded by the exons GGGAGCCACACAAATTTGACCCCACATTCAGAGGACCTGTTCATAAAAG GGGCTGCACAGACGTGCTTTGCTGCGTGATCTTCGTCATCGTCATCCTCGGCTACATCGTTCTGGGAACAGTGG CATGGATGCATGGAGACCCCCGGAAAGTGGTCTACCCAACAGACAGCTATGGGCAATTCTGTGGTCAGCAGGAGACTCCTAATGC AAATAAAGCCATATTATTTTACTTCAATATTTTACAATGTGCCAATCCTTCAGTCCTCATTAACCTCCAGTGCCCTACAACTCAG CTGTGTGTATCCAAGTGCCCAGACAGATTTGCCACATACATTGACATGCAATACAGCTACAGACGCAATAAGGGCTCCTGGGAATACTACAAGCAATTCTGCAAGCCGGGCTTCAACAACCCTGATAAG CCGATTTCTCAGGTACTCCGGGATGAAGATTGTCCCTCAATGATTGTGCCAAGCAGACCAT TTCTCCAGAGGTGCTTTCCTGATTTCATCACCAGAAATGGGACGTTAACTGTTGCCAACCAAACAAGCTTCAAAGATGGACATGGTAAAATCAGAAGCGTCGTCGACCTAAGAGATGCAGCCAA TGGCATCACCAGCTTGTTGGATGCGAAGGAAGTGGGCACCAAGATCTTTGAGGATTACGCCAGCTCGTGGTTTTGGATTCTAAT CGGTCTGGTGATCAGTATGCTGGTCAGCCTGGTCTTTATTCTGCTGCTGAGGTTTACCGCTGGCGTTCTCTTCTGGTTGGTTATCTTTGGAGTCATCGCGGCTGTGGGATATG GAATATGGCATTGTTACTGGGAGTACAGTTCACTTAAGGGAAAACCGGATTCAGATGTCACCATCTCAGACATTGGATTCCAGACTGACTTCCGGGTTTACCTGCAGTTGAGCCAAACCTGGCTTATATTCA TGACCTCCTTGGCTGTCATTGAAGCCATCATCATCTTAGTGCTGATATTCCTAAGGAACAGAGTTCGCATTGCCATTGCTCTTCTGAAAGAGGGCAGCAA GGCGATTGGCTGCATCATGTCAACACTCTTCTATCCCATCATCACCTTCCTGCTGCTGGCTCTCTGTATTGCATACTGGGCTGTTACAGCTGT TTTCCTGGCATCGTCTGGTGAGGCCGTATACAAAGTAATGTCAACACTACCCGACTGCAAATACACAAACCTCACCTGTGACCCAGAG ACCTTCAGCCAATCAAATGTGACTAAACTGTGTCCGGGCTCTCAATGCACATTTGCTTTCTATGGTGGGGAGAGTCTGTACCACCGCTACATCTTTGTGCTCCAGCTCTGCAATTTGCTGGTCTTCCTGTGGCTGGTGAATTTCACCATCGCTCTTGGCCAGTGCACCCTTGCTGGGGCTTTTGCCGCATATTACTGGGCCTTGAGGAAGCCGGCAGACATCCCACCATGCCCTTTGGCTTCATCATTTGGCAGGGCTTTAAG GTATCACACAGGCTCTCTGGCATTTGGAGCTTTGATTCTGTCCATTGTCCAGTTCATCCGGATTATTCTGGAGTATCTCGACCACAAACTGAAAG GTGCTCACAACGCATTCACACGCTTCCTGCTGTGCTGTCTCAAATGCTGTTTCTGGTGCCTCGAGCACTTCATCAAGTTCATGAACAGGAATGCTTACATTATG atttcaatATATGGGAAGAATTTCTGTACTTCAGCGAGAGATGCTTTCTTCCTGTTAATGAGGAATGTCATGAG AGTTGCTGTTCTGGACAAGGTGACTGATTTCCTGCTGTTTTTGGGCAAACTGTTGATCTCAGGGAGTGTGG GTGTCCTTGCATTCTTTTTCTTCACCCGCCAAATACCAGTAATCCAGGAAGAAGTGCCGTCATTAAATTACTATTGGGTCCCTCTACTG ACTGTGATATTTGGATCATATATGATTGCGCATGGATTCTTTAACGTCTATGCCATGTGTGTCGATACACTGTTCCTCTGCTTCT GTGAAGATCTAGAAAGGAACGATGGCAGTCCTTCTAAACCGTATTACATGCCTCCAGGCCTGCACAGGATACTGAACAAATCTGAGCAAGCAGGCAAAAAGTATGCGGTGTCCTGA
- the slc44a5b gene encoding choline transporter-like protein 5 isoform X6 → MARKSAIPPSYYGEPHKFDPTFRGPVHKRGCTDVLCCVIFVIVILGYIVLGTVAWMHGDPRKVVYPTDSYGQFCGQQETPNANKAILFYFNILQCANPSVLINLQCPTTQLCVSKCPDRFATYIDMQYSYRRNKGSWEYYKQFCKPGFNNPDKPISQVLRDEDCPSMIVPSRPFLQRCFPDFITRNGTLTVANQTSFKDGHGKIRSVVDLRDAAKQERTVLSGGITSLLDAKEVGTKIFEDYASSWFWILIGLVISMLVSLVFILLLRFTAGVLFWLVIFGVIAAVGYGIWHCYWEYSSLKGKPDSDVTISDIGFQTDFRVYLQLSQTWLIFMTSLAVIEAIIILVLIFLRNRVRIAIALLKEGSKAIGCIMSTLFYPIITFLLLALCIAYWAVTAVFLASSGEAVYKVMSTLPDCKYTNLTCDPETFSQSNVTKLCPGSQCTFAFYGGESLYHRYIFVLQLCNLLVFLWLVNFTIALGQCTLAGAFAAYYWALRKPADIPPCPLASSFGRALRYHTGSLAFGALILSIVQFIRIILEYLDHKLKGAHNAFTRFLLCCLKCCFWCLEHFIKFMNRNAYIMISIYGKNFCTSARDAFFLLMRNVMRVAVLDKVTDFLLFLGKLLISGSVGVLAFFFFTRQIPVIQEEVPSLNYYWVPLLTVIFGSYMIAHGFFNVYAMCVDTLFLCFLLDLEKNDGSATRPYYMCSSLRAILNKKNQKRPKETKRGRKQKKEQPKSRH, encoded by the exons GGGAGCCACACAAATTTGACCCCACATTCAGAGGACCTGTTCATAAAAG GGGCTGCACAGACGTGCTTTGCTGCGTGATCTTCGTCATCGTCATCCTCGGCTACATCGTTCTGGGAACAGTGG CATGGATGCATGGAGACCCCCGGAAAGTGGTCTACCCAACAGACAGCTATGGGCAATTCTGTGGTCAGCAGGAGACTCCTAATGC AAATAAAGCCATATTATTTTACTTCAATATTTTACAATGTGCCAATCCTTCAGTCCTCATTAACCTCCAGTGCCCTACAACTCAG CTGTGTGTATCCAAGTGCCCAGACAGATTTGCCACATACATTGACATGCAATACAGCTACAGACGCAATAAGGGCTCCTGGGAATACTACAAGCAATTCTGCAAGCCGGGCTTCAACAACCCTGATAAG CCGATTTCTCAGGTACTCCGGGATGAAGATTGTCCCTCAATGATTGTGCCAAGCAGACCAT TTCTCCAGAGGTGCTTTCCTGATTTCATCACCAGAAATGGGACGTTAACTGTTGCCAACCAAACAAGCTTCAAAGATGGACATGGTAAAATCAGAAGCGTCGTCGACCTAAGAGATGCAGCCAA GCAGGAGAGGACAGTTTTATCTGG TGGCATCACCAGCTTGTTGGATGCGAAGGAAGTGGGCACCAAGATCTTTGAGGATTACGCCAGCTCGTGGTTTTGGATTCTAAT CGGTCTGGTGATCAGTATGCTGGTCAGCCTGGTCTTTATTCTGCTGCTGAGGTTTACCGCTGGCGTTCTCTTCTGGTTGGTTATCTTTGGAGTCATCGCGGCTGTGGGATATG GAATATGGCATTGTTACTGGGAGTACAGTTCACTTAAGGGAAAACCGGATTCAGATGTCACCATCTCAGACATTGGATTCCAGACTGACTTCCGGGTTTACCTGCAGTTGAGCCAAACCTGGCTTATATTCA TGACCTCCTTGGCTGTCATTGAAGCCATCATCATCTTAGTGCTGATATTCCTAAGGAACAGAGTTCGCATTGCCATTGCTCTTCTGAAAGAGGGCAGCAA GGCGATTGGCTGCATCATGTCAACACTCTTCTATCCCATCATCACCTTCCTGCTGCTGGCTCTCTGTATTGCATACTGGGCTGTTACAGCTGT TTTCCTGGCATCGTCTGGTGAGGCCGTATACAAAGTAATGTCAACACTACCCGACTGCAAATACACAAACCTCACCTGTGACCCAGAG ACCTTCAGCCAATCAAATGTGACTAAACTGTGTCCGGGCTCTCAATGCACATTTGCTTTCTATGGTGGGGAGAGTCTGTACCACCGCTACATCTTTGTGCTCCAGCTCTGCAATTTGCTGGTCTTCCTGTGGCTGGTGAATTTCACCATCGCTCTTGGCCAGTGCACCCTTGCTGGGGCTTTTGCCGCATATTACTGGGCCTTGAGGAAGCCGGCAGACATCCCACCATGCCCTTTGGCTTCATCATTTGGCAGGGCTTTAAG GTATCACACAGGCTCTCTGGCATTTGGAGCTTTGATTCTGTCCATTGTCCAGTTCATCCGGATTATTCTGGAGTATCTCGACCACAAACTGAAAG GTGCTCACAACGCATTCACACGCTTCCTGCTGTGCTGTCTCAAATGCTGTTTCTGGTGCCTCGAGCACTTCATCAAGTTCATGAACAGGAATGCTTACATTATG atttcaatATATGGGAAGAATTTCTGTACTTCAGCGAGAGATGCTTTCTTCCTGTTAATGAGGAATGTCATGAG AGTTGCTGTTCTGGACAAGGTGACTGATTTCCTGCTGTTTTTGGGCAAACTGTTGATCTCAGGGAGTGTGG GTGTCCTTGCATTCTTTTTCTTCACCCGCCAAATACCAGTAATCCAGGAAGAAGTGCCGTCATTAAATTACTATTGGGTCCCTCTACTG ACTGTGATATTTGGATCATATATGATTGCGCATGGATTCTTTAACGTCTATGCCATGTGTGTCGATACACTGTTCCTCTGCTTCT
- the slc44a5b gene encoding choline transporter-like protein 5 isoform X2: MARKSAIPPSYYGEPHKFDPTFRGPVHKRGCTDVLCCVIFVIVILGYIVLGTVAWMHGDPRKVVYPTDSYGQFCGQQETPNANKAILFYFNILQCANPSVLINLQCPTTQLCVSKCPDRFATYIDMQYSYRRNKGSWEYYKQFCKPGFNNPDKPISQVLRDEDCPSMIVPSRPFLQRCFPDFITRNGTLTVANQTSFKDGHGKIRSVVDLRDAAKQERTVLSGKVTAMQQGTESGITSLLDAKEVGTKIFEDYASSWFWILIGLVISMLVSLVFILLLRFTAGVLFWLVIFGVIAAVGYGIWHCYWEYSSLKGKPDSDVTISDIGFQTDFRVYLQLSQTWLIFMTSLAVIEAIIILVLIFLRNRVRIAIALLKEGSKAIGCIMSTLFYPIITFLLLALCIAYWAVTAVFLASSGEAVYKVMSTLPDCKYTNLTCDPETFSQSNVTKLCPGSQCTFAFYGGESLYHRYIFVLQLCNLLVFLWLVNFTIALGQCTLAGAFAAYYWALRKPADIPPCPLASSFGRALRYHTGSLAFGALILSIVQFIRIILEYLDHKLKGAHNAFTRFLLCCLKCCFWCLEHFIKFMNRNAYIMISIYGKNFCTSARDAFFLLMRNVMRVAVLDKVTDFLLFLGKLLISGSVGVLAFFFFTRQIPVIQEEVPSLNYYWVPLLTVIFGSYMIAHGFFNVYAMCVDTLFLCFLLDLEKNDGSATRPYYMCSSLRAILNKKNQKRPKETKRGRKQKKEQPKSRH, encoded by the exons GGGAGCCACACAAATTTGACCCCACATTCAGAGGACCTGTTCATAAAAG GGGCTGCACAGACGTGCTTTGCTGCGTGATCTTCGTCATCGTCATCCTCGGCTACATCGTTCTGGGAACAGTGG CATGGATGCATGGAGACCCCCGGAAAGTGGTCTACCCAACAGACAGCTATGGGCAATTCTGTGGTCAGCAGGAGACTCCTAATGC AAATAAAGCCATATTATTTTACTTCAATATTTTACAATGTGCCAATCCTTCAGTCCTCATTAACCTCCAGTGCCCTACAACTCAG CTGTGTGTATCCAAGTGCCCAGACAGATTTGCCACATACATTGACATGCAATACAGCTACAGACGCAATAAGGGCTCCTGGGAATACTACAAGCAATTCTGCAAGCCGGGCTTCAACAACCCTGATAAG CCGATTTCTCAGGTACTCCGGGATGAAGATTGTCCCTCAATGATTGTGCCAAGCAGACCAT TTCTCCAGAGGTGCTTTCCTGATTTCATCACCAGAAATGGGACGTTAACTGTTGCCAACCAAACAAGCTTCAAAGATGGACATGGTAAAATCAGAAGCGTCGTCGACCTAAGAGATGCAGCCAA GCAGGAGAGGACAGTTTTATCTGG CAAAGTTACGGCCATGCAGCAAGGAACAGAAAG TGGCATCACCAGCTTGTTGGATGCGAAGGAAGTGGGCACCAAGATCTTTGAGGATTACGCCAGCTCGTGGTTTTGGATTCTAAT CGGTCTGGTGATCAGTATGCTGGTCAGCCTGGTCTTTATTCTGCTGCTGAGGTTTACCGCTGGCGTTCTCTTCTGGTTGGTTATCTTTGGAGTCATCGCGGCTGTGGGATATG GAATATGGCATTGTTACTGGGAGTACAGTTCACTTAAGGGAAAACCGGATTCAGATGTCACCATCTCAGACATTGGATTCCAGACTGACTTCCGGGTTTACCTGCAGTTGAGCCAAACCTGGCTTATATTCA TGACCTCCTTGGCTGTCATTGAAGCCATCATCATCTTAGTGCTGATATTCCTAAGGAACAGAGTTCGCATTGCCATTGCTCTTCTGAAAGAGGGCAGCAA GGCGATTGGCTGCATCATGTCAACACTCTTCTATCCCATCATCACCTTCCTGCTGCTGGCTCTCTGTATTGCATACTGGGCTGTTACAGCTGT TTTCCTGGCATCGTCTGGTGAGGCCGTATACAAAGTAATGTCAACACTACCCGACTGCAAATACACAAACCTCACCTGTGACCCAGAG ACCTTCAGCCAATCAAATGTGACTAAACTGTGTCCGGGCTCTCAATGCACATTTGCTTTCTATGGTGGGGAGAGTCTGTACCACCGCTACATCTTTGTGCTCCAGCTCTGCAATTTGCTGGTCTTCCTGTGGCTGGTGAATTTCACCATCGCTCTTGGCCAGTGCACCCTTGCTGGGGCTTTTGCCGCATATTACTGGGCCTTGAGGAAGCCGGCAGACATCCCACCATGCCCTTTGGCTTCATCATTTGGCAGGGCTTTAAG GTATCACACAGGCTCTCTGGCATTTGGAGCTTTGATTCTGTCCATTGTCCAGTTCATCCGGATTATTCTGGAGTATCTCGACCACAAACTGAAAG GTGCTCACAACGCATTCACACGCTTCCTGCTGTGCTGTCTCAAATGCTGTTTCTGGTGCCTCGAGCACTTCATCAAGTTCATGAACAGGAATGCTTACATTATG atttcaatATATGGGAAGAATTTCTGTACTTCAGCGAGAGATGCTTTCTTCCTGTTAATGAGGAATGTCATGAG AGTTGCTGTTCTGGACAAGGTGACTGATTTCCTGCTGTTTTTGGGCAAACTGTTGATCTCAGGGAGTGTGG GTGTCCTTGCATTCTTTTTCTTCACCCGCCAAATACCAGTAATCCAGGAAGAAGTGCCGTCATTAAATTACTATTGGGTCCCTCTACTG ACTGTGATATTTGGATCATATATGATTGCGCATGGATTCTTTAACGTCTATGCCATGTGTGTCGATACACTGTTCCTCTGCTTCT
- the slc44a5b gene encoding choline transporter-like protein 5 isoform X9 encodes MARKSAIPPSYYGEPHKFDPTFRGPVHKRGCTDVLCCVIFVIVILGYIVLGTVAWMHGDPRKVVYPTDSYGQFCGQQETPNANKAILFYFNILQCANPSVLINLQCPTTQLCVSKCPDRFATYIDMQYSYRRNKGSWEYYKQFCKPGFNNPDKPISQVLRDEDCPSMIVPSRPFLQRCFPDFITRNGTLTVANQTSFKDGHGKIRSVVDLRDAANKVTAMQQGTESGITSLLDAKEVGTKIFEDYASSWFWILIGLVISMLVSLVFILLLRFTAGVLFWLVIFGVIAAVGYGIWHCYWEYSSLKGKPDSDVTISDIGFQTDFRVYLQLSQTWLIFMTSLAVIEAIIILVLIFLRNRVRIAIALLKEGSKAIGCIMSTLFYPIITFLLLALCIAYWAVTAVFLASSGEAVYKVMSTLPDCKYTNLTCDPETFSQSNVTKLCPGSQCTFAFYGGESLYHRYIFVLQLCNLLVFLWLVNFTIALGQCTLAGAFAAYYWALRKPADIPPCPLASSFGRALRYHTGSLAFGALILSIVQFIRIILEYLDHKLKGAHNAFTRFLLCCLKCCFWCLEHFIKFMNRNAYIMISIYGKNFCTSARDAFFLLMRNVMRVAVLDKVTDFLLFLGKLLISGSVGVLAFFFFTRQIPVIQEEVPSLNYYWVPLLTVIFGSYMIAHGFFNVYAMCVDTLFLCFCEDLERNDGSPSKPYYMPPGLHRILNKSEQAGKKYAVS; translated from the exons GGGAGCCACACAAATTTGACCCCACATTCAGAGGACCTGTTCATAAAAG GGGCTGCACAGACGTGCTTTGCTGCGTGATCTTCGTCATCGTCATCCTCGGCTACATCGTTCTGGGAACAGTGG CATGGATGCATGGAGACCCCCGGAAAGTGGTCTACCCAACAGACAGCTATGGGCAATTCTGTGGTCAGCAGGAGACTCCTAATGC AAATAAAGCCATATTATTTTACTTCAATATTTTACAATGTGCCAATCCTTCAGTCCTCATTAACCTCCAGTGCCCTACAACTCAG CTGTGTGTATCCAAGTGCCCAGACAGATTTGCCACATACATTGACATGCAATACAGCTACAGACGCAATAAGGGCTCCTGGGAATACTACAAGCAATTCTGCAAGCCGGGCTTCAACAACCCTGATAAG CCGATTTCTCAGGTACTCCGGGATGAAGATTGTCCCTCAATGATTGTGCCAAGCAGACCAT TTCTCCAGAGGTGCTTTCCTGATTTCATCACCAGAAATGGGACGTTAACTGTTGCCAACCAAACAAGCTTCAAAGATGGACATGGTAAAATCAGAAGCGTCGTCGACCTAAGAGATGCAGCCAA CAAAGTTACGGCCATGCAGCAAGGAACAGAAAG TGGCATCACCAGCTTGTTGGATGCGAAGGAAGTGGGCACCAAGATCTTTGAGGATTACGCCAGCTCGTGGTTTTGGATTCTAAT CGGTCTGGTGATCAGTATGCTGGTCAGCCTGGTCTTTATTCTGCTGCTGAGGTTTACCGCTGGCGTTCTCTTCTGGTTGGTTATCTTTGGAGTCATCGCGGCTGTGGGATATG GAATATGGCATTGTTACTGGGAGTACAGTTCACTTAAGGGAAAACCGGATTCAGATGTCACCATCTCAGACATTGGATTCCAGACTGACTTCCGGGTTTACCTGCAGTTGAGCCAAACCTGGCTTATATTCA TGACCTCCTTGGCTGTCATTGAAGCCATCATCATCTTAGTGCTGATATTCCTAAGGAACAGAGTTCGCATTGCCATTGCTCTTCTGAAAGAGGGCAGCAA GGCGATTGGCTGCATCATGTCAACACTCTTCTATCCCATCATCACCTTCCTGCTGCTGGCTCTCTGTATTGCATACTGGGCTGTTACAGCTGT TTTCCTGGCATCGTCTGGTGAGGCCGTATACAAAGTAATGTCAACACTACCCGACTGCAAATACACAAACCTCACCTGTGACCCAGAG ACCTTCAGCCAATCAAATGTGACTAAACTGTGTCCGGGCTCTCAATGCACATTTGCTTTCTATGGTGGGGAGAGTCTGTACCACCGCTACATCTTTGTGCTCCAGCTCTGCAATTTGCTGGTCTTCCTGTGGCTGGTGAATTTCACCATCGCTCTTGGCCAGTGCACCCTTGCTGGGGCTTTTGCCGCATATTACTGGGCCTTGAGGAAGCCGGCAGACATCCCACCATGCCCTTTGGCTTCATCATTTGGCAGGGCTTTAAG GTATCACACAGGCTCTCTGGCATTTGGAGCTTTGATTCTGTCCATTGTCCAGTTCATCCGGATTATTCTGGAGTATCTCGACCACAAACTGAAAG GTGCTCACAACGCATTCACACGCTTCCTGCTGTGCTGTCTCAAATGCTGTTTCTGGTGCCTCGAGCACTTCATCAAGTTCATGAACAGGAATGCTTACATTATG atttcaatATATGGGAAGAATTTCTGTACTTCAGCGAGAGATGCTTTCTTCCTGTTAATGAGGAATGTCATGAG AGTTGCTGTTCTGGACAAGGTGACTGATTTCCTGCTGTTTTTGGGCAAACTGTTGATCTCAGGGAGTGTGG GTGTCCTTGCATTCTTTTTCTTCACCCGCCAAATACCAGTAATCCAGGAAGAAGTGCCGTCATTAAATTACTATTGGGTCCCTCTACTG ACTGTGATATTTGGATCATATATGATTGCGCATGGATTCTTTAACGTCTATGCCATGTGTGTCGATACACTGTTCCTCTGCTTCT GTGAAGATCTAGAAAGGAACGATGGCAGTCCTTCTAAACCGTATTACATGCCTCCAGGCCTGCACAGGATACTGAACAAATCTGAGCAAGCAGGCAAAAAGTATGCGGTGTCCTGA
- the slc44a5b gene encoding choline transporter-like protein 5 isoform X10, with product MTRPKGGYYKGELGEPHKFDPTFRGPVHKRGCTDVLCCVIFVIVILGYIVLGTVAWMHGDPRKVVYPTDSYGQFCGQQETPNANKAILFYFNILQCANPSVLINLQCPTTQLCVSKCPDRFATYIDMQYSYRRNKGSWEYYKQFCKPGFNNPDKPISQVLRDEDCPSMIVPSRPFLQRCFPDFITRNGTLTVANQTSFKDGHGKIRSVVDLRDAANGITSLLDAKEVGTKIFEDYASSWFWILIGLVISMLVSLVFILLLRFTAGVLFWLVIFGVIAAVGYGIWHCYWEYSSLKGKPDSDVTISDIGFQTDFRVYLQLSQTWLIFMTSLAVIEAIIILVLIFLRNRVRIAIALLKEGSKAIGCIMSTLFYPIITFLLLALCIAYWAVTAVFLASSGEAVYKVMSTLPDCKYTNLTCDPETFSQSNVTKLCPGSQCTFAFYGGESLYHRYIFVLQLCNLLVFLWLVNFTIALGQCTLAGAFAAYYWALRKPADIPPCPLASSFGRALRYHTGSLAFGALILSIVQFIRIILEYLDHKLKGAHNAFTRFLLCCLKCCFWCLEHFIKFMNRNAYIMISIYGKNFCTSARDAFFLLMRNVMRVAVLDKVTDFLLFLGKLLISGSVGVLAFFFFTRQIPVIQEEVPSLNYYWVPLLTVIFGSYMIAHGFFNVYAMCVDTLFLCFCEDLERNDGSPSKPYYMPPGLHRILNKSEQAGKKYAVS from the exons ATGACCCGACCGAAAGGAGGATACTACAAAGGAGAATTGG GGGAGCCACACAAATTTGACCCCACATTCAGAGGACCTGTTCATAAAAG GGGCTGCACAGACGTGCTTTGCTGCGTGATCTTCGTCATCGTCATCCTCGGCTACATCGTTCTGGGAACAGTGG CATGGATGCATGGAGACCCCCGGAAAGTGGTCTACCCAACAGACAGCTATGGGCAATTCTGTGGTCAGCAGGAGACTCCTAATGC AAATAAAGCCATATTATTTTACTTCAATATTTTACAATGTGCCAATCCTTCAGTCCTCATTAACCTCCAGTGCCCTACAACTCAG CTGTGTGTATCCAAGTGCCCAGACAGATTTGCCACATACATTGACATGCAATACAGCTACAGACGCAATAAGGGCTCCTGGGAATACTACAAGCAATTCTGCAAGCCGGGCTTCAACAACCCTGATAAG CCGATTTCTCAGGTACTCCGGGATGAAGATTGTCCCTCAATGATTGTGCCAAGCAGACCAT TTCTCCAGAGGTGCTTTCCTGATTTCATCACCAGAAATGGGACGTTAACTGTTGCCAACCAAACAAGCTTCAAAGATGGACATGGTAAAATCAGAAGCGTCGTCGACCTAAGAGATGCAGCCAA TGGCATCACCAGCTTGTTGGATGCGAAGGAAGTGGGCACCAAGATCTTTGAGGATTACGCCAGCTCGTGGTTTTGGATTCTAAT CGGTCTGGTGATCAGTATGCTGGTCAGCCTGGTCTTTATTCTGCTGCTGAGGTTTACCGCTGGCGTTCTCTTCTGGTTGGTTATCTTTGGAGTCATCGCGGCTGTGGGATATG GAATATGGCATTGTTACTGGGAGTACAGTTCACTTAAGGGAAAACCGGATTCAGATGTCACCATCTCAGACATTGGATTCCAGACTGACTTCCGGGTTTACCTGCAGTTGAGCCAAACCTGGCTTATATTCA TGACCTCCTTGGCTGTCATTGAAGCCATCATCATCTTAGTGCTGATATTCCTAAGGAACAGAGTTCGCATTGCCATTGCTCTTCTGAAAGAGGGCAGCAA GGCGATTGGCTGCATCATGTCAACACTCTTCTATCCCATCATCACCTTCCTGCTGCTGGCTCTCTGTATTGCATACTGGGCTGTTACAGCTGT TTTCCTGGCATCGTCTGGTGAGGCCGTATACAAAGTAATGTCAACACTACCCGACTGCAAATACACAAACCTCACCTGTGACCCAGAG ACCTTCAGCCAATCAAATGTGACTAAACTGTGTCCGGGCTCTCAATGCACATTTGCTTTCTATGGTGGGGAGAGTCTGTACCACCGCTACATCTTTGTGCTCCAGCTCTGCAATTTGCTGGTCTTCCTGTGGCTGGTGAATTTCACCATCGCTCTTGGCCAGTGCACCCTTGCTGGGGCTTTTGCCGCATATTACTGGGCCTTGAGGAAGCCGGCAGACATCCCACCATGCCCTTTGGCTTCATCATTTGGCAGGGCTTTAAG GTATCACACAGGCTCTCTGGCATTTGGAGCTTTGATTCTGTCCATTGTCCAGTTCATCCGGATTATTCTGGAGTATCTCGACCACAAACTGAAAG GTGCTCACAACGCATTCACACGCTTCCTGCTGTGCTGTCTCAAATGCTGTTTCTGGTGCCTCGAGCACTTCATCAAGTTCATGAACAGGAATGCTTACATTATG atttcaatATATGGGAAGAATTTCTGTACTTCAGCGAGAGATGCTTTCTTCCTGTTAATGAGGAATGTCATGAG AGTTGCTGTTCTGGACAAGGTGACTGATTTCCTGCTGTTTTTGGGCAAACTGTTGATCTCAGGGAGTGTGG GTGTCCTTGCATTCTTTTTCTTCACCCGCCAAATACCAGTAATCCAGGAAGAAGTGCCGTCATTAAATTACTATTGGGTCCCTCTACTG ACTGTGATATTTGGATCATATATGATTGCGCATGGATTCTTTAACGTCTATGCCATGTGTGTCGATACACTGTTCCTCTGCTTCT GTGAAGATCTAGAAAGGAACGATGGCAGTCCTTCTAAACCGTATTACATGCCTCCAGGCCTGCACAGGATACTGAACAAATCTGAGCAAGCAGGCAAAAAGTATGCGGTGTCCTGA